The nucleotide window AGACTATGGCCTGAGGACTTTGCAGGCATGAAAGCTCATCTCTATCTCAAAATTAACCAAGAGCAGAAAATCATCAAGTCGCCATCATCTCAAATGTAAGCCCATCAGCCAAGACAGGGGGCTTGCTGTGCCTTTACTCTCAAAGCAACCGGACAAGGGGAAGCTGCTTTTTGGTGATCTTCAACCCAAAGGGCCACTGCATCTCCCTAACCAATAAACTATGAGTAGAAAGAGGAGACCCTGACATCCTGGGACAATGGAAAGAGGGCTGGATGGGAGAGCAGAGGCCCTTGAGACCTGCATCTCCTGTGTCCCTTCCTGGGCTCTTCTGCTGTCAAATGGGGGACTCATCAGCTCTACTCTGAAGCTCCCAAGCCAGGGCCCCTAATCCCTGGTGCAGAGCCATTTCTCTAAGCCCCACTCACCAGCCCGAGGCTGGCCCTCGGATCTCCGGGATCTGGGACATGGAACCGGCTGCCCTATTTCCAAAACAAATTTCTTCTGGATTGTGTCAGTGGAGACAGCAGAGAATGCAGATCTCATGACAGCTTCTGCCTCATTCTGAACCAAAATTACTTTCGCTCCCCTCTAACGGCCCCAATATTCATCTCTATTTCTCAGGGGTTCCTCCAAGCTCCTCTTCCAGGTAGAAACAAGTCAGAGGGAAAGTGGCTGAGGCTCAGTTCGCTCCTCCTTTATTGTACTCCTTGGAGCTCCCCAGAACTAGCTACTGCAGAGGTTGCTCCAGTACACCCAGGGGTGAGGCCGAGAGGCTGGATCCCAACTGTGATTGGCACTGCTTAGTTCCTGGCCTGTctggaagccaaaaaaaaagaggcaaaaagctGTCTGGAGAGGCTCCAGACTCTCATCTCTTCCCTTCGGCCCCTGCCCCAGGCTTGGCCTGCCTACTGGGGGATCCCTGAGAAGGTCTGGGGTCCAGGGCACCAGGAGCCTTACCTTGTACTGGTCTGTGGGATTCAGTTTGTTCCAAGGCTCCGGGTTGTTCTTCCTGTCCCAGCTAAGGAGAAAAGTTTATTAAGACATAGTCAGTGCAGCCCCAAGGAACCCGGGGCTGCCTTCACTAAATGCCCCCTAAAAGGGCTTGGTCTGCCAGATATCACCCCCTAACTGCAAAGGAGTTCACTAAGGGCCCCCAAGGCCAGGGGAAGGGAGTAGTGAGAGGACTGCCCCATGTCCATCCCAAAAAGACCCTTTAACCTGGGCCCTAAAGGCCAACTGCGGGTGTGGGTCCTtgtgccccccaccccccagctgcAAGGGCCTCTCTCCTCTGTGGCACTCATCCCCTCTCCAGGTCTTTGCCCTGACTGTCTGGCTGTCCTCCCTCCTGAACCTTcctatgggggttggggggtgatCCTTCCTGAATTGACCCCCCCCCTTTACGGTCTGCCCTAAGGAGCATTAGAGCCCCAGGGGAAGTCCCAGCAGGACCTGCTCCCCGTCTGCAGGCACTCACCTGACATCAGGGTTGAAGAGCGCCAGGCGCATCACATACAGCGTGGCCCCTCCTCCCCCGGCCCCGATAAACAGGAACAGGGGGATCAGCTGCGGCCAGA belongs to Gracilinanus agilis isolate LMUSP501 chromosome 5, AgileGrace, whole genome shotgun sequence and includes:
- the NDUFA4 gene encoding cytochrome c oxidase subunit NDUFA4, with protein sequence MFRMIINQAKKHPSLIPLFLFIGAGGGGATLYVMRLALFNPDVSWDRKNNPEPWNKLNPTDQYKFYSVNVDYSKLKKEGPEF